In Mucilaginibacter sp. KACC 22063, the genomic stretch ACCTGCCAAAGTTTCCTGATCCCAATGCAAAAGCAAGCGCGCTTGAATTGAGCCGGCTATTAGTTGCCACACACCCAACCGAAGCACGAGGCTATGCCATTTATGGTGACATGCTGCTGCAAAATCAGAAGTTTAAAGAAGCTAAAGCCCAGTATCAAAAATCCATTGCCCTTAATGATAAAATATATGCCGTGCATGAGCAACTGGTACGGATTGATATGGGCGAAAGTGATTTTGACGGGGCCATAAAGGATGGTGAAAATGCTTTAACGCTGTTCCCTAACCAGGCATGGATGAATTACCTTGTCGGTGTGGCCTATGCTCAGAAAAAGAACTTTACCAAAGCGCTGGGTTACCTTCAAAATGCAGCGTCATTAGAAACACAGGACAAAGAGCTGCTATCGCAATGCTATTCTGGCATTGGCGATTGCTACCATGATATGAAAGATTTCAAGGCATCTGATGATGCTTACGATAAATCTTTAAGCTACAATCCGGATAATGCCTATACGCTGAACAATTATGCTTACTACCTGTCTGTAAGAGGTGTTAACCTGGATAAGGCCGAGCAGATGTCTAAAAGGTCAAACGAGTTACAGCCTGCTACCGCATCATTTGAGGATACTTATGCATGGATCCTTTTTAAGCAAAAGAAATACGCAGAGGCAAAAGTGTGGATGGAAAAGGCACTGGTTAATGATAAAGATCATAGTGCAGTGCAAACAGAACATTACGGAGATATTATGTTTTATTTAGGTAATGTAGAGGCAGCCGTACAAAACTGGAAAAAATCAAAATCGTACGGTAACCAATCTTCTGTTTTAGAACGAAAAATAAATGAAAAAAAGTATATCGAATAGTTTACTGCTTTTAAGCGGTATTATTATACTGGCAAGCTGCCATTCAAAAAAACAACTGGTAAAACGCCAGGCAGATTCATCGGCTGTACGTACCGACAATGCCGCTTCGGCTGTAAAGAATAAGATCAATGCGATAAAAAGCAAACAGGTCAGCTTTACTACTTTCTCTGGCAAGGCCAAAACTAAGCTAAATGTAAATGGCAACAGTAATGACGTTACCATGAATATCCGCATTCAGAAAAATCAGAAGATCTGGGTTTCCATTACAGCGGTTATAGGTATAGAGGTTGCCCGTGCTTTAATTACTCCGGACAGTATCCTGGTGATCAATAAACTGCAAAGCGTATATATCAAAAAGCCTTTCAGCTATATTTATACTTACGCCAGCAGGCAGGTAAATTACAAAACAGTTGAATCATTGCTGGTTGGTAATGCTATTCCGGAGTTGCTGAATGAAAATGGTAAACTGGAGCCATCAAACGGAAATGTAGTTATCGACGGCCAATTACAGGATTTACTGTACAAGCTGATTATTGGTCCTGATTTAAAAGTGACCAGTACAGATTTAAGTAACCAGTCAGCAGGCCAGTCGTTGCATATCGATAACAGTGCATTTGTACAGGCGGATGGCAGGGTCATTCCATCAGAGATTGCTTTTTCATCAACAGTGAAAAACAAAACGATACAGGCAGACCTGAAATACTCAAAAACAGAGTTTGATCAGCCGCTTGATTTTCCGTTTAGCATACCATCCCGTTTTTCACAGGTAAATTAAAATTGTACTTTTGAATTAATGAAAGTTTTAAGATACCTACTTTTCTGCACCCTTGCGCTTACAGCCCTTAATGCGTTTTCGCAAAGCAGCGCGGAATTGAAAAAACGCCGGGATAAACTGAACCAGGAACTGGAGCAACTAAACGACGAATACCAGGAAACCTTAAAAAACAAGAAAACCAATCTTAAACAGTTAAATCTGCTTAAAGCGCAGATTTCTGTACGAGAGGACAAGATCAACACTTTAAACTCTGAAGTACGTTTACTGGGCAATCAGATCAACGAGAACACCAATACGGTGCATACCTTACAAGGCCAGCTGGATCAGTTGAAAAAGGAGTATGCCGCCATGATTGTGTTTGCTTATCATAATCAAAGCGCATACAGTAAATTGATGTTTGTTTTTGCCGCAAAGGATTTTAATCAGGCTTATAAAAGGCTGAAATATTTGCAGCAGTTTGGTGCCTACCGCGAGCGCCAGGCGGCATCTATACAAGGCACCCAGCACGAACTGAATCACAAGATCACCCAGCTTGACCGCACTAAGAATGAGCAGGCCAATCTGTTAAAGGATCAGGAAAAAGAAAAAGAAAAACTGGGTAAAGAAAAAAATGACCAGGTGGTTGTTATCAGTACCTTATCTAAGCAACAAGGCGAACTTAAGCAACAACTTAAAGCTGCGCAAAGGCAAAAAGCCCAGATTGAACGGCAGATACAGGTGGCTATACGCCGCGAGGTGGAAGAAGCCCGCCGAAGGGCGGAGGCCGAAGCACGCGCAGCTGCAGCTCGCCTTGCTGCTGAAAGAGCGAAAGCCGCAGCCGCAGGTAATGCTGCTCCTGTAGCCCCAAAAGCTGCTCCTGCAAAATCTACCAATAGCGAATTGCTTAACGCGACACCAGAAGCTGCAAAACTTTCAAACGACTTTTTAGGTAACAAAGGACGCCTGCCGTGGCCGGTTGCAAATGGCATTATAACCCAGGAGTTCGGTATGACGTATATCGAAGGTATCAAAACAGATAACCCCGGTATTGATATCCGCACGGGCAGTGGTGCAGCCGTTCGTACCGTATTTTCAGGAGAAGTTACAAGCGTGAACAATATTAGTGGTACTTATCTCGTTGTAGTAAGACACGGCGAATATTTTACCGCCTATGCAAACCTAAGATCTGTCAGTGTTTCTAAAGGAGAAAAAGTGGGCATTAAGCAATCGGTAGGTACCGTTGCTACAGATGCAGCCACCGGCGAAACACAGGTTCACTTTGAATTATATAAAGGCCAAACGGCTGTAAATCCTAAGTTATGGCTTGCGCCTCAATAATTTAGTTAAACTTTGTAATATAATAATTGTCTATATTTGTAAATCATTCATAGTATGTTTCACCCGGTTTTATTATTCCTGAATATTGGTACCCCAGAGATGATCCTCATCCTGTTTGTGGCTTTGTTGCTTTTTGGTGGCGAAAAACTACCTCAGCTGGCAAGAGGTCTTGGTAAGGGTATCCGTGATTTTAAAGATGCATCTGAAGGTGTTAAACGCGAAATTCAGAATCAGATTAATACACTTGAAGAGAAAGACGAGCCTGTTGCACCAGTTGTAGCCGAAACGCCTGAACCAATTGTTGCTAATACGGCACCATTAAGCGGTACAAATTATACAGGTATAGCTCCGGTTATTGAACATGAAACCAGCCATGCTGATGTTTCTCATTTGATAAGCAACGAAGCACATGTAGAAAATAATGAGAACCATACAGCGGTTTCTGACGTACATGCAGAAACAAAGGCTGAGGATAAACAACAGTTGAGTTAAAAGAATTACATAAACACATAAATCAAATCATCATGGGTGGATTAGGCGCACCAGAAATTATTCTGATCATCATCGCAATTTTAATTCTGTTTGGCGGAAAGAAAATTCCTGAACTAATGAAAGGTTTAGGCAAAGGCGTGAAAGAATTTAAAGACGCACAAAACGGAGAAGGTACTGAAAACAGAACCGGCGAAAAAACCAACGCATAAGCGTTAGGTTTAACAAAACCTCCTTATTATACCGAATTAGTAAACTTATCGGTTGAAATTTACTTTCAACTGATAAGTTTTTTTATTTTTAGCCCATGGCTATAACTTATCCTTCATACAGTGGGCTTAAAGAAGCATTGTTTTCAGGCGCTACCACTGCAGAAGAACTGGTAAATAATTATCTGCAAAAAATTAAAGCAAATGCACACCTTAATGCATTTGTGGAAGTTTTCGAGACTGAAGCAATTGCACAGGCTAAAGCTGTTGATGCAAAGATTAAAAGTGGCAACGCAGGCCGGCTTGCCGGTATGGTGATCAGCATGAAGGATAATATCCTTTACAAAGGCCACAAGGTAACCGCCGCTTCTAAGATCCTTAATAATTATACAGCAATTTATTCGTCCACGATAGTGGAACGCCTGCTTGCCGAAGACGCCATTATTATCGGCAGCTGCAACTGTGACGAGTTTGCCATGGGTGCAGCTAATGAAAATTCATATTACGGCCCCGTTAAAAATTTTGCCGACGAAACCCGCGTTCCGGGTGGCTCGTCTGGTGGTTCAGCGGTAAGTGTACAGGCGGGTATGTGTCATGCTTCAATAGGTACAGATACGGGCGGTTCTATCCGCCAGCCTGCTTCTTTTTGTAATGCTGTTGGCTTTAAACCTACCTACGGTACCATATCACGTCACGGTATTATTGCTTATGCATCATCATTTGACCAGGTTGGTACCATTACACGTTCGGTAGAAGACGCTGCCCTGCTAACAGAAGTAATGGCCGGCCCGGATGAATACGACAGCACACTTATGCAGGCCAAGCCGGCATCGTTAAGCGCAGAGCTAAAGAAAGTAGAAGCTCCTCAAAAGATCGCTTACCTTAAAGAAGCGCTTGAACGCCCGGGTTTAGACCCCGAAATAAAGGAAGGCTTGCTAAATGCCATTGAAAAATTAAAACAGGCAGGCCATACGGTTGAGCCGGTATCATTTGAATACCTGGATTACGTAGTGCCAACTTACTATATCCTTACTATGGCAGAGGCTTCGTCAAATTTAGCCCGTTATGATGGTGTGCATTATGGTTACCGCAGCCCTAATGCGGTCGACCTGACCACTACCTATAAACGCTCACGCTCTGAAGGGTTTGGTAAAGAAGTAAAACGCCGTATTATGCTGGGTACATTTATATTAAGCGCCGGTTATTACGATGCATATTACACCAAAGCGCAGAAAATGCGCAGGCTGATCAGAGAAAAAACCTGTGAGATATTGGAGCGATTTGATTTTATCCTTACTCCCACCAGTCCAGAACTGCCACCTAAAATAGCACAGGAAGAACGTGACCCATTGGTATCATACCTGGCTGATATTTTTACAGTGCAGGCATCACTTTCAGGGCTTCCGGCAATTTCACTTCCGGTTAAAAATAATGCTGGCAATTTGCCGTTTGGATTACAATTAACAACCAAAAGGCGTAACGAACAGGGTTTGTTAAATTTTTCTAAAACATTTTTAGATTTAAGTTAATATATTTAATTTAGTGTCATTGCTTTAACCTAAGCACACAAAGTATTAAACCCTTTATTTAAATGTTGAGATTTTTTACTATTGCTGCTTGTGTTTTGATGTCGAATATGGCGCTTGGTGCATCCGAGCACATCGCTTCTTCAGATTCTGCTAACACTAACAAAGCTTACCAGGTCAGTCGCTTTCGCAGCGATACTATTCAGGTACCGGTAATTGCAACGCCAACCCAGCTAAATAATAACTATCCGGGTTCTTTTATGAAAGGCCGCTTAACGGCAATTCAAAAAGATGTACCTCTGGATTATAACGAATTTGTACAAAGCTATATAGACAATTATACCAGTCCTAACCGCCGCGATGAAATGGGCCGTATCATTGGCCTGGCTAAGTATTATTTTCCTATTTACGAAAAAGCTTTTGCCGATGCAGGTATCCCAAAGGAAATTGAATTTCTTTCAATTGTAGAATCTGCGCTAAATCCGAATGCGACTTCACGTGTTGGTGCAGCAGGTTTATGGCAGTTTATGTCTACCACGGGCCGCACGTATGGCTTAAACATTAATAATTATGTTGATGAACGCCGCGACCCTGTACAGGCAAGCTACGCCGCCGCTGCCTATTTAAAAGATGCCTACCAAGAGTTTGGCGACTGGCTGTTGGCCATTGCTGCGTATAACTGCGGTAAAGGGAGCGTAGAGCGGGCTATTGAAAAAGCAAACGCTACAGATTATTGGTCAATCCGCCCATATCTTCCGGTTGAAACCCGCGGATATGTGCCTGCTTATATTGCCGTAGCTTATGTCATGAATTATTTTGATCAGCATAAGATCACGCCGCAAACCTGCACTTTGCCTATGCAGACTGATACCGTTATGGTAAACAAGTTTGTATCGCTTGATAATATTTCACGTGTGATCAATGTTGATCTGGCGCAGCTGTCTATTCTTAACCCATCTTATCTGCGCCTTGTGGTAAATGGCACGCCAGCTGTTCCGCGCAGATTGATCATCCCGCAAATAGCGAAAGAAAAATACAGTGCTTTATATGATGCATTAAATGGCACTACCCTTACCGTTGCTGCCCAGCCGGTGGTGAATACCATTGATCCTGATGCTGGCCCGGCACAACGCATGCCATCATACCATACCGTTAAAAAGGGCGAAACCCTTGCCGGTATTGCAGACAGGTTTGGAGTTGAGGTGAGTGATCTTAAAGTATGGAACCACATTACAGGTAACCGTGCCACTCCGGGGCAGGTACTTAAAGTAAGCGCTCCTGAAAATGTAACCGCTGCCCGCACGGCTATTGCGGCAGGTATGTAAAAGCTTAATTTTGTTAGCAAACAATTATTTGCCATCTTGTTGAAAACAAGGCAAACATTCCTTTTCGAGTAAAAAAGAATTGTAATTTTGTCCTTTGACTTGAGAAGAATGAATACTACTAACCGTAAGCTGGATGCGCTTAACTATCATGCTAAGGGCCGTCCGGGAAAAATTCAGGTAGTTCCAACAAAACCTACCAATTCGCAACGCGACCTTACCATGGCTTATTCGCCCGGCGTTGCAGAACCATGTCTGAAAATTGCCGAAAATACCGACGATGTTTATAAATATACAGCAAAGGGTAACCTGGTAGCTGTAATCAGTAATGGCACTGCCGTGCTTGGCCTGGGCAACATTGGCCCCGAAGCCAGCAAGCCTGTGATGGAAGGTAAGGGCCTGCTTTTTAAAATATATGCCGATATCGATGTGTTCGACCTGGAGTTGAACACTCAGAATGTAGATGAATTTGTCAACATCGTGAAGGCGCTTGAACCCACCTTCGGTGGTGTAAACCTGGAGGATATCTCTGCACCTACCTGCTTTGAAATAGAACGCCGCCTTAAAGCGGAGATGAATATCCCTGTAATGCATGACGACCAGCATGGTACCGCTATCATTTCGGGTGCAGCGCTTATCAACGCCTGCGAAATACAGGGTAAAGATCTTAGCCAGATAAAAATGGTGGTTAACGGTGCCGGTGCCGCTGCTGTTTCCTGTTCAAAAATGTACCTTTCACTGGGGGTTAAAAAGGAAAACCTGGTGATGTTCGACATCAATGGCGTTCTTAATAACAGTCGTACCGATCTTGACGAAACCAGGATGATGTTTGCCACTGACCGTGCAGATGTGGTTACGCTTTCTGACGCCATGAAAAACGCTGATGTTTTCATCGGTCTTTCAGCAGGTAATGTGGTAACTCCGGCAATGCTTTTAAGCATGGCCGAAAATCCTATTGTATTTGCAATGGCTAACCCTACCCCGGAGATTGATTATGAAACCGCAGTAAATACCCGCGAGGACATTATTATGGCTACCGGGCGTTCAGATTTTCCGAACCAGGTAAACAATGTACTGGGTTTCCCTTACATTTTCCGTGGTGCGCTTGATGTGAGGGCAACAGCCATTAACGAAGAAATGAAGCAGGCGGCAGCGCATGCCATTGCCGAGCTTGCTAAAAAGCCCGTACCGGAAGCGGTTAACCTGGCCTATAATACCAAAAATCTGAAATTCGGCCGCGATTATATTATTCCGAAGCCGATGGATCAGCGCCTTATTGTAGAGGTATCAATGGCGGTGGCCAAAGCAGCCGTTGACTCTGGCGTGGCCCGTAAACAAATTACAGACTGGAATGCTTACGCGGAAGAATTGCAAAACCGTATCGGTAAGGACGACCGCCTGCTGCGCAGCATTTCTTTAAAAGCCAAGCAAAGCCCTAAACGTGTTGTTTTTGCAGAAGCAGATAATTACAAGATATTACGTGCTGCCCAGATTGTAAAAGATGAAGGCATTGCCACACCGATATTGTTAGGGAATAAAGAACGTATAAAGCAGATCATCGAAGAAACAGAACTTGAACTTGGTGATGTGCGTATCATCGATCCGCGAAATGAGGATTGCCCGCATGCAGATGAGTATGCCCAGTACCTGTATGAAAAAAGACAGCGCCGCGGCATTACGTTATACGAAGCTAAAAAACTGTTGACAGACCGTAACTACTATGGCGCATCAATGGTACAGTTTGGCGAGGCCGATGCTTTGATTTCCGGTTTAACTAAAAGCTATGTAAGTACTATAAAACCGGCATTGCAGATCATAGGTACTGAGCCTGGCGTAAGCCGTGTTGCCGGTATGTATATGATGATTACACAAAAGGGTCCTGTGTTCTTTGGTGATACTACCGTAAATGTAAACCCCACTGTTGAAGAGCTGGTAGATATCACCGTACTGGTTGAAAAATCTGTACGCCAGTTTAATATACAGCCACGCATTGCCCATTTATCATATTCAAACTTTGGCTCTAATGATGGGCCAATTCCTGAGAAATCACGCGAGGCGGTACGCATTCTGCATGAGCGCTATCCGGATATGGTGGTAGATGGTGAAATGCAGGCTAACTTTGCTATTAATGCTGAACTGCTTGCCGATAATTTTCCGTTTGCAACGCTTAATGGCAAACCGGCCAATACATTGATTTTCCCTAATCTGGAATCGGGTAACGTAGCTTATAAGCTATTGCAGGAATTAGGTGGAGCTGAGGCTGTTGGCCCCATTTTGCTTGGGCTTAATAAACCTGTACACGTACTACAATTGGGCAGTTCTGTACGCGAGATCGTAAACATGGTCACCATCGCTGTTCTGGACGCACAACAAAAAGGAGAGCAAAATAAGTAACCCGGTTAAAAAAATTTCGTAGAAAGAAGTACAGGCAGATGTTTGATTATATTGAAGGCAAATTAGCGTTTAAATCGCCCGCTTATGCAGTAATAGATGTAGGCGGGATAGGTTATCACATCAATATCTCTGTGAATACCTATAGTAAACTTGGCGATGCTTTAAAATATAAATTATACACCTGGTTGCATGTAAAAGAAGATGCCCACACGCTTTATGGCTTTGCTGATGAAGGCGAACGGCGTCTTTTTTTACATCTGATATCTGTTTCGGGCATTGGCCCCAATACGGCCCGCATGATGCTGTCGTCCATAACCCCTGAAGAAATACAGGATGCAATTGTTAAAGGCCATGTGCCAACTATACAACGCATAAAGGGTATAGGGCCCAAATCGGCTCAGCGGCTGGTGCTTGAGTTGCAGGATAAATTAAAGAAAGAAGGTTACGAGACACTTATTGCAGTGCCGCTTAACCATACAGTTAAAGATGAAGCCTTAACCGCATTGGTAATGCTGGGTTTTGCCCGTAACGTTGCCGAAAAGGTGCTGGATAATGAAATTAAAAGGCAGCCGGAGAGCTTGAATGTTGAACAGCTGATAAAAGCAGCCTTAAAAAGTTTATAGTATCGTAAATATTTACTAAACGCTTGATTAAACCTTACACGCTAAAATTACTTGCGTTAATTTTATTTGCTGCTTTTAGCGGATACGGTACTGCTTTTGCCCAATACAGCCAGGCAAAAAAGGATTCTATTGCTGCACAAAAGCAGGTTCGCCCTGCTGGTTCCCGAAATCAACGCCTGCGCGAAGGTGTACTTACACCTGATCCGCCAAATCTGGTGCGTACCATTACGTATGATCCTGCTACCAATTTATATATCCTTACCGAAAAGGTGGGCAACCTGTATTACAGGCCGCCGCAATATTTAACGTTTGCCCAATACCTTACCTTACTCGAGCATCAAAATCAGCGTCAATACTTCCAGCAGTTATCTGATGCATATGCTTACGAATCGCAACAACCGGGATTTATTCCGCAGATCAGTGTAAGAAGCAAAACCTTTGAACAGATTTTCGGGAGTTCTACTATTGATATCCGTCCGCAGGGTTCGGCCGAAATGATTTTTGCAGGTCAGGTCAACAGCAACCAAAACCCGCTTTACAATACCAAGCAGCGTAGCGTGTTCAACTTTAACTTCGATCAGAAGATACAGATGAATATCATCGGTAATATTGGCGATAAGTTGAAAATTGCAACCAATTACAATACTGACGCTCAGTTTCAGTTTGAAAACCAGGTAAAGCTGGATTATACCGGTCACCCTGACGAGATCATTCAAAAAATTGAAGCCGGTACGGTAAGCATGCCGCTTAACACTTCGCTGATTACAGGTAGCCAGGCATTATTCGGTGTTAAAACCAAGTTGAAATTCGGTAAACTGGATGTAACCAGTATTTTTTCTCAGCAGCGGTCCGAGTCGAAAACCATTACCATTACTAACGGGCAGCAGCAAGGCGAATTCAGGTTAACGCCGGCAGATTACGAAGCAAACAAGCACTATTTCCTCTCACAGTTTTTCAGGAATAACTACAACAAGGCGCTGGCAAATATCCCGATCATCAATTCAAGTTTTACCATTACAAAAATTGAGGTTTGGACAACTAACCGGAGTAACACCACGCAAGACTCACGCGATATCTTAGCGTTTCTGGACTTAGCCGAAAACAGGCCATATAATACTGCTTTAGTACATGCCGCAGGGGGCACAGGCTTGCCTGCAGGGGTACCTAACAATCCTAACTTTCCGCAGCAGTCAAACGACTTATTGCGCAACCTTCCGCAAAATGCAAGGCTGACCAATTCTAATGATATCGCTGTTTATTTCCAGTCGACCGGCGCAACAGATAACTACGCTAAACTTACTTATGCCCGTAAGCTGACTGATAAAGAATTTACCCTGCACCCGCAGTTAGGTTATATCTCGTTAAATTATCCGTTAAATAATGACGAAGTTTTAGCGGTGGCCTATCGTTATACATACAATGGACAAGAGTACCAGGTGGGTGAGTTTTCTACAGATGTTCCGGTTGATCCGAATAACCCCAAGGTACTGTATGTAAAATTGCTGAAGAACGAATTGCTGAAAACCAATTTGCCAACCTGGGACCTGATGATGAAAAACATCTATTCGTTAGGTGCTTACCAGATCAGCCCATCAAACTTCAGGATGCAGATTACCCGCCTTGATGAAAAATCAGGTATCGAGAAGCCAATTATGGACGAGGGTACGCGTACAAAAAGCAAGCTCTGGTTACAGCTGACCGACCTGGATAATCTGAACGCTCAAAACGACAAACAACCCGACGGTTATTTCGACTTTTTAGAAGGCATCACTATCGATTCACAGAACGGGCGGGTGATGTTCCCGGTTGTTGAGCCATTTGGTTCGGATCTGGCCAGCCGCTTTGCCCCTGGCGAAACGGATTTGATCGGCAGGTACACCTATCAGCCTTTATATGATTCTACCAAAACCATTGCCCAGCAGTTCTTCCCGCAGCTGAACAGGTACCTCATTAAAGGTACTTATTCATCGCAGGGCGGGTCCGAGTACCAGTTAAATGCGACTAACATCCCGCAGGGTTCGGTAGTGGTAACAGCGGGTAGCCTTAAAATGGTTGAGGGTACCGACTATACCATTGATTACAATATTGGCCGTATCCGGATTATTAACCAGGCATTGCTATCATCGGGACAACCTATCAATGTCCGTATTGAGAATAATGAACTATTCGGGGTACAGCAAAAATCGCTCTATGGTTCCCGGTTAGATTACCGGGTAAACCAGAACCTCGGCTTAGGCGCTACCATTATGCACCTTACCGAGCAGCCCATTACCCAAAAAGAAATTATAGGAGAGGAATCCATTTCCAATACTATTTATGGTTTTGATGCCAATTATAGTTCCAATTCGAGGTTGTTAACAAGGCTGGTAGATAAGCTGCCGCTGATTACCACCAAAGTGCCATCAACAGTAACGTTCAACGGCGAGTTTGCACAATTACTGCCAGGTAGCCCGAGTGCTTTAAATTTTGCAGGTTCCAAAAAAGGGACCGCTTATCTCGACGACTTTGAAAACAGCCGATCTATTATTGACTTAAAAAGCGCTATTGCATGGCAGCTTTCGGGTACGCCGCAAATGTTCCCC encodes the following:
- the gatA gene encoding Asp-tRNA(Asn)/Glu-tRNA(Gln) amidotransferase subunit GatA; this encodes MAITYPSYSGLKEALFSGATTAEELVNNYLQKIKANAHLNAFVEVFETEAIAQAKAVDAKIKSGNAGRLAGMVISMKDNILYKGHKVTAASKILNNYTAIYSSTIVERLLAEDAIIIGSCNCDEFAMGAANENSYYGPVKNFADETRVPGGSSGGSAVSVQAGMCHASIGTDTGGSIRQPASFCNAVGFKPTYGTISRHGIIAYASSFDQVGTITRSVEDAALLTEVMAGPDEYDSTLMQAKPASLSAELKKVEAPQKIAYLKEALERPGLDPEIKEGLLNAIEKLKQAGHTVEPVSFEYLDYVVPTYYILTMAEASSNLARYDGVHYGYRSPNAVDLTTTYKRSRSEGFGKEVKRRIMLGTFILSAGYYDAYYTKAQKMRRLIREKTCEILERFDFILTPTSPELPPKIAQEERDPLVSYLADIFTVQASLSGLPAISLPVKNNAGNLPFGLQLTTKRRNEQGLLNFSKTFLDLS
- the ruvA gene encoding Holliday junction branch migration protein RuvA; its protein translation is MFDYIEGKLAFKSPAYAVIDVGGIGYHINISVNTYSKLGDALKYKLYTWLHVKEDAHTLYGFADEGERRLFLHLISVSGIGPNTARMMLSSITPEEIQDAIVKGHVPTIQRIKGIGPKSAQRLVLELQDKLKKEGYETLIAVPLNHTVKDEALTALVMLGFARNVAEKVLDNEIKRQPESLNVEQLIKAALKSL
- the tatA gene encoding twin-arginine translocase TatA/TatE family subunit gives rise to the protein MGGLGAPEIILIIIAILILFGGKKIPELMKGLGKGVKEFKDAQNGEGTENRTGEKTNA
- a CDS encoding DUF4292 domain-containing protein, which translates into the protein MKKSISNSLLLLSGIIILASCHSKKQLVKRQADSSAVRTDNAASAVKNKINAIKSKQVSFTTFSGKAKTKLNVNGNSNDVTMNIRIQKNQKIWVSITAVIGIEVARALITPDSILVINKLQSVYIKKPFSYIYTYASRQVNYKTVESLLVGNAIPELLNENGKLEPSNGNVVIDGQLQDLLYKLIIGPDLKVTSTDLSNQSAGQSLHIDNSAFVQADGRVIPSEIAFSSTVKNKTIQADLKYSKTEFDQPLDFPFSIPSRFSQVN
- a CDS encoding murein hydrolase activator EnvC family protein, which produces MKVLRYLLFCTLALTALNAFSQSSAELKKRRDKLNQELEQLNDEYQETLKNKKTNLKQLNLLKAQISVREDKINTLNSEVRLLGNQINENTNTVHTLQGQLDQLKKEYAAMIVFAYHNQSAYSKLMFVFAAKDFNQAYKRLKYLQQFGAYRERQAASIQGTQHELNHKITQLDRTKNEQANLLKDQEKEKEKLGKEKNDQVVVISTLSKQQGELKQQLKAAQRQKAQIERQIQVAIRREVEEARRRAEAEARAAAARLAAERAKAAAAGNAAPVAPKAAPAKSTNSELLNATPEAAKLSNDFLGNKGRLPWPVANGIITQEFGMTYIEGIKTDNPGIDIRTGSGAAVRTVFSGEVTSVNNISGTYLVVVRHGEYFTAYANLRSVSVSKGEKVGIKQSVGTVATDAATGETQVHFELYKGQTAVNPKLWLAPQ
- a CDS encoding lytic transglycosylase domain-containing protein translates to MLRFFTIAACVLMSNMALGASEHIASSDSANTNKAYQVSRFRSDTIQVPVIATPTQLNNNYPGSFMKGRLTAIQKDVPLDYNEFVQSYIDNYTSPNRRDEMGRIIGLAKYYFPIYEKAFADAGIPKEIEFLSIVESALNPNATSRVGAAGLWQFMSTTGRTYGLNINNYVDERRDPVQASYAAAAYLKDAYQEFGDWLLAIAAYNCGKGSVERAIEKANATDYWSIRPYLPVETRGYVPAYIAVAYVMNYFDQHKITPQTCTLPMQTDTVMVNKFVSLDNISRVINVDLAQLSILNPSYLRLVVNGTPAVPRRLIIPQIAKEKYSALYDALNGTTLTVAAQPVVNTIDPDAGPAQRMPSYHTVKKGETLAGIADRFGVEVSDLKVWNHITGNRATPGQVLKVSAPENVTAARTAIAAGM
- a CDS encoding NADP-dependent malic enzyme, whose translation is MNTTNRKLDALNYHAKGRPGKIQVVPTKPTNSQRDLTMAYSPGVAEPCLKIAENTDDVYKYTAKGNLVAVISNGTAVLGLGNIGPEASKPVMEGKGLLFKIYADIDVFDLELNTQNVDEFVNIVKALEPTFGGVNLEDISAPTCFEIERRLKAEMNIPVMHDDQHGTAIISGAALINACEIQGKDLSQIKMVVNGAGAAAVSCSKMYLSLGVKKENLVMFDINGVLNNSRTDLDETRMMFATDRADVVTLSDAMKNADVFIGLSAGNVVTPAMLLSMAENPIVFAMANPTPEIDYETAVNTREDIIMATGRSDFPNQVNNVLGFPYIFRGALDVRATAINEEMKQAAAHAIAELAKKPVPEAVNLAYNTKNLKFGRDYIIPKPMDQRLIVEVSMAVAKAAVDSGVARKQITDWNAYAEELQNRIGKDDRLLRSISLKAKQSPKRVVFAEADNYKILRAAQIVKDEGIATPILLGNKERIKQIIEETELELGDVRIIDPRNEDCPHADEYAQYLYEKRQRRGITLYEAKKLLTDRNYYGASMVQFGEADALISGLTKSYVSTIKPALQIIGTEPGVSRVAGMYMMITQKGPVFFGDTTVNVNPTVEELVDITVLVEKSVRQFNIQPRIAHLSYSNFGSNDGPIPEKSREAVRILHERYPDMVVDGEMQANFAINAELLADNFPFATLNGKPANTLIFPNLESGNVAYKLLQELGGAEAVGPILLGLNKPVHVLQLGSSVREIVNMVTIAVLDAQQKGEQNK
- a CDS encoding Sec-independent protein translocase subunit TatA/TatB — protein: MFHPVLLFLNIGTPEMILILFVALLLFGGEKLPQLARGLGKGIRDFKDASEGVKREIQNQINTLEEKDEPVAPVVAETPEPIVANTAPLSGTNYTGIAPVIEHETSHADVSHLISNEAHVENNENHTAVSDVHAETKAEDKQQLS